CCCAatcaatcaaaaataaaaaagctcAAAAAGCATTGACACCAAaaccaaaaaaacaaacaacatgGGTAGAGCTCCTTGTTGTGACAAAGCAAACGTGAAGAAAGGTCCTTGGTCTCCAGAAGAAGATTCTAAGCTTAAATCTTACATAGAACAACATGGTACTGGTGGTAATTGGATTGCTCTCCCACAAAAAATTGGTAATATTATTCATAAccctatttttatttcattattttatatattcttgATTAATTTCTTATTCCATTTCATCCTTTTATATCATAGCTAGAAGATTATCATCACTCATCTAgctaactttttatttttttatttttaagattaacccttttcttttcttttcttttatttggatttttttaggTTTGAAGCGTTGTGGAAAGAGTTGTCGTCTAAGGTGGCTAAATTATCTTCGCCCTAATCTCAAGCATGGTGGTTTCTCCGAGGAAGAAGATAACATTATTTGTAGCCTTTACATTAGTATTGGAAGCAGGTACATATCACATATACgcttttcaatataatatatatttcatctGCAACTGCAATTAAAGCtgcaatattaatattttagaggTTTTAAGTAGTTATAGTTGCATCTACATAGATTACTCATATTTATCCGCAATATGAAGAATCAAGACCTAATTATAGGTATAATTAAAAATCTTATGTATGGATTTGAATGATACTATATTCATACCATGCTAGTTTTGTATTTTGGTGAAAACTATATATAGATATGAAAAGTGAAGAGGGTTTTGGTTGGTGTGAAAGCAGGTGGTCGATAATTGCAGCTCAATTGCCAGGAAGAACAGATAATGACATAAAGAACTATTGGAACACAAGGCTTAAAAAGAAGCTTTTGGGTAAGCATCGTAAAGAGCAACAACAACAAGCACGTAATAGAAGTATTAACAATGTAATTGTTAAgcaagaaaataataacaataataataataatattagagtGAGTAGTAGTGAATTTTCTTTATCTAATTTGGTTCATGAAAATATTACTCAACAACCATATTTGCCTCATGTAATGCAACCATTGCTATCCACACCCCCACTACCACCACCTTCAATATTGTCATCATACACAAACCAAGGCTTCAATGACCAAGATTCTATTAGAAAACTACTTATCAAACTTGGAGGAAGATTTTCAAGTGATTATGATCAtcctactactactactactttTGATGATGGATTGAATCTTCAATTCTCAAATGCTATTACTTCCTcaaatgaacaagtttatgaTCAAGAACATGTTGGATCTTCTACTTGTGTTAATTCCAATGTACAATTTACACAAAATAGTCAATACTTGGAGACGGTGCAAGAACAAGGCAAATTCATCCCAGAAATTGATCATCATGATATGGTTTCTACTAATTATCCACAAAGATTTGATGGGTTGGAATTCTTTTATGGTGAAGAAATGAATATTCAACATAAGATAGAAGGTTCTAGTAGTATTAATTGGGGTGAGGCTACTACTTCAagttatcatcatcatcttgaTTCCAAATACCAAGGTTAAGTTGTGATTTACGAGGTAAGAGATGCCACAAATAGTAGTTACATAGAGTGTAACTACTATAGAGTTTAGATATTGTATGAGGAGTAATTAATAACATTGtgtacattatttttaattgctATCATTGTTTGTTTAAAGTTTATTATTAGAgacaataaaattgaatatatatgtGTCTTCTCTTATTATAGTCTTTCATCCTTAGTgctttatattttgaaaatgttgGCAGCAATGCACTTATAAAGTCATATGTTTAGATTGGTGTTataagatatattaattttttaatcatatttttgtttataggaAATATTATGTATTTGTTATGTAATGTTTTAAATCACAATCGTTAATGATTGTGATTATTTTCGTATCGATAAGAAGGAAATCGAATACGAGGTACTAGGCATGGTGCATGTTGTCTTAGTTATGCATGTGGTTGGTGTGTATATATGATTCCTCTTGAGAAAAAAAGAGAGGCACATGCcatcaaattaatttatcttcaaACATTATGTTGTCATTCAATATGTGGTTGCTTGTTGAGTCATTTCTACATGCCTAAAGTAGCATTTATTagacataaaatttatttattatttatagagTTCGAGAAGTCTTGTATGAAACGGAACATTAATTGCATTTGTCAAATTTATTCAATTGCTTGTTTGAATACTCCTTTCGTCCTTTTTTACAAGGATCATAACAtatttttacatataataaaatttcaattattatgaatattttgtgtATAATTATGACTGATGTGTTTAATGTATATACTATATTGAATGTAATTTTAGATAATGCCTTTTTGTATATATAAGATAGGTCTCAGGATTTTCcgcataaaaaaattatattatattattaaattattaggaCATATCCTATATACATAGCATAGGGTAATAGCTACTCAattttaataacatattatttttgggttgtgtttatgtAATATGTTGGAGTAGCCATTGTACAtagtttaataatatataataaagtaGTTCTTTTTACtgcttaaaaaaatgatttaagtcatgaaattattaataaagagTATATATAGTACAATATAacattgtttatatatataaaaaataacactgCTTATAAATGAATCTAATCTTCCTTGAATCGCGTAATAGAAGCTTTGTAGGttgtcttttttatttgtaagtTATACGTGAGTCTCCTAACAttcttttgaaatataatttcaagaTTTATCACTTTATATGCTATCAAatcttgattaatttaaaaaaataaaaaataagcaatattttatttgattgtatAATATGAAGCATAACGTATGAAGTGATTAAATatcaaaaatgtgatgtgagaATATAAAAGAACATTAGTTTGCATTTGGTTTTGAGAccattaattaatgatattatatatcTATTTGTTAAGAAGTGAATCTATATATCTTCACTTTTCAAGTACTACATTACTCTACTTCAACCCCTCTTGAACAGTAATTTAACATGCATAAATCATATAGTAATAACATTGATTAGCcggaattaattaaatattatttgatcAAAGATttccctttattttaatttaatcacttctaacactatatatatattctttaatttaTCATTCCCTTTCTTAGTCATCCCTCCCCAAGCTCTCTTCCTAGGTAGGACTAGGAGTAAGGCTTATAGACCCTATATtattgtgtatatatatatatatatattaattagttgaAAGCTTTGAATTGGGTTTTgtcaaaacaataaaaagccATGGTCCAAAGTTATCATTATAAGTGGCAACTATGCATTCAATAATGTCGTATATATATGTGATTTCAAATGATCAATCGAATACATGATCGATTGCTATCTTTTAACGAGAGACTTTCTAAGCATTAATATTCCATTCTCACATCGCATCATTTACATCCATAAAATAATAGGGGCATAATTAAGTATATGGcctattcaaataaaattaagtcCATGTTTGCACTCTCTTTGAATAttgttttctaataaaaaaaaaattatgtctcGTTTATAAGGCATAATATGTAAATGGAACGAAAAGTAAAGTGCAGGAATTATAAACTCACAAGAATGTAAATGGTTGAATTAAAATactttgaattaaatttaaagaatctTAAATGGAGAAGTATTTAAAACTCAAAGAATCTTATGTCTCATGTATCGACTAGGATTTCTAAAATCAAATTAGCATTTTTGAATATAGAGCTTTTGACATATCTTCATGTAACTATCAAATCCAATAATATCTTCTATTCTTCATCGAATATCTCATGTCTTAATGTGTCTTCTCAATCTTGTTAGTACATGTTCCATTGAGTCATTCAAAACTTAGAGAATTTTACTAAGTTCATAATGGTAATGCACTTAGCCTTTGACTTTCCTTACTTTAACATGACTTAAAATTTGTCATCTAAGTGCTCATATATTTGCTTGTTCTTCAGTGACCTATaacctaaaataaatatataagacCAAAACTTTTTGAAAGTTCATTTACTTCAAAATTGTTATGTTAGCTTATAACTCTTTGTCATATacatgtttatattatttttaatctttaattatctTAATTATCTCTTATCATTAGTTAATTGTAAGTGtttttattaagttgttttcTTGTAGTTATTGAATTCAATAAGATGTTTATGCTTTCATTTCTTAACTATAcacttttttttgttgtaattttcTCTCATTGATTTAGCGATGTAGGTTACCAAGAAACATGACTACTTTGCAACATTTCAATCATATGTAGAGTTGTATATGTTCAAATGGAGTTAACAGAGTTACAAAgttaaaattcataattatttCACGAATACATTGTAACCCAATTCGAATTGAAAAAGAGTTAAAATTGCACTTTTGATTCAACTAGTTTCACCTTGCGAGATGACCGACTCATCAGGTGAGCTATGTTAATTTTCCAACATCAATTTTTATGTCTCCAGGAGACTAAATCCATGTACAGCCACGCGATGTGAATCAATATTGAAGTAAAATAAATCGAATTTAGGGTTATTTTTAGTATATGAAAGCTCGAGAAATACGAAAAAAAACACTTCCCAAAATTGAAGACTCAAATTTGGGATATGTCTTTCTTTATCTTTTTGCTATTTCCTTTAATATAAGTAGctaaatttcttaaattatgATTTGCGGAACCTTCTTGGATTAGTAATGTGGTTTTATTTTGGCTCTATGATTGCATTTCAATTTATACCGGGGAATGAGATTTATCATCATGCACGTTGTGACCATAGGAAATGAATATGGCGGAACAATCATGtgcttttataaatttttaatcttttaatgttttttttgtattaaatcACCTAAAGAACTAAGATTTTTATCGAATAAAATGGGTTATGAGACAAGAAATTGTCCTTAATCCTTAATAGTTGGTTTAAACTACTTGGGACtattttcaaattgtttatgGAGAATGTAATTGCATAATAAtagcaaaattataaaaatgattttagctTCCAAATTTAGCGTAGAAATCTAATACTGACGCTAGTTAGCGTCTTATTAGCGACGACAAGCCCACGTTAgtgaattaattttcttttgctTCTCATTAAAACATTAGCGTCGGTAAGTCTAACACTATATAaaaccattttattttttttacacttgTAGTATCGGTTCATCCGAcgctaaattttataatttataaaattaaatattttactgttttttgttttcaataaaatatctttctttttattttggtctAATCTTTTGCTacataaccttttttttttctcctcaaACCTCACCACACCTTATTGAGCATCAGTTTCATACGTTCAAAATcctaaaattgaaatgaaatgaaGCCATGACGCATGACAGCTGCTGCAAATAGAAAAGTCATATGTCTCTTCTCTCTTTGCGCAACAATTTTCTATACGATCTTCTCTCTTTGCATTTTTGCGCCCTCCGTCTTCTACCGTCCTCTCATATATTTATCCACCCCCATTTTTGTCGCTTCATCATTTTGGTTCATCTTCATTATTTTGTTTGTCTGATATCCTTTTGAGACGAGTTCATGTTTTTACCAtccaaaacttttaaaatgaaaaactagTTATACGTTGAAAATTTGAGTTCATGCATTTTATTCCTACCATGATTGGTACCATCTGTTTTTATTGTTTTgctttattttttgaaattttgtgtaATTTAAATGAGAACTTATTAAATTTATGGGAGTTTCTTAGTTAGAGTAAATgtattctttattattattgttaattacaCATTAATTCCAATTTACTTTCGGTTGCAAAAATTATGCCAATTGTTTATCATTCacctaagaaaaataaaattgttacgtgaataatattaataataattcatataaaGACAATGTTATTTACTGTTATTACGATCAcaatttaatacattttttaaactaTCATCATTAGTTTCATGCTATTCAAAAAGTCTTTAAAAACCTAGCAAACCAGCCTATTTGGTAAATGTAATGAATTAATTTGGggctgatatttttatttttttaatattattttttgggtTGGGTTTCTACCAAATTCGACAACAACAAAGACAAAGTGAGGTTCGACGACTTATATGTAAATCTCTAAAAGagattattttatgaaatttcaaGTTTTGCAAGTGTCAACAACTTTTATCAAAATGAGACTTAGTGTGATAATTCTATCTATATGGTTATTCTTATGTTGTGTGAAAACTCTTAGAgtcataaaatcaaattaaataagtaataaatttattattactataaaaaagaaaaagttataaattcttaTCCAAATTCACATATCAATTGATAAAGTAACATGCATGCTCCCTGCCTCACTCACACATGGTCCTTGATATGCATGTATGTATCAATTAATTTCCAAAAGTTGGTTTCCATCAATATCACAAAAAGAAAGACAGCTTTTGCATAACTTAAAGTATTTGTAGTTTAGTTACCATACCTTTTGACCTTTAACCTTATGTTCAAAACTAATAACCATGACAATGAAAAATCTTCTCATCAATTGGATATTATATATTCCaatattattgaatatttttcatGAAGTCGTCAATTTTGGTCAAATATATATAGTTGGCATGCATCCTAACGACAAGTTTGATTAAATCTCAGTCCCGTCCAATACatatgtttttctattttattgttGAAATTATTTGGAAATTAATGTCTCAAAGTCTTTCTATGGTCTACATACCCCAATTTCTATTTATTAAATTGTGGGAATGGAACATTGGTATCCAATGTGCTGTTAATAACTTATTTATAAGTATATGGTTTATCAATATGTTAGTTacctatattttatatttaatcaaataattaaactcaATTAGTTAATAAATTGGAAGAACTTAAATTTGAATTATCGTTGacttttcaacaaaattttgaattactaaAATTGGACCTCATTCTTAGAAACGAGATGGCTAAAAATATCAcccaatattatttttgttattgatatttttttatgtaatttttgcCATTAGAGATGccataaatagataaatatagtttatcttaaaaacaaatgaatatgttgaaataaaaaatttattaatcaagATCCTTACATATCATATACTTTCCTACTTGATCTATTTTCAACTTCTAGGTAAGTGTGAATGACAgagaaaatgattgaaaataataaattagttatttagGATTACACTATCACATTCCAAGTTTGTCCAACCCTATAAGGTGTATAGTCTACGTAGACCtcccaatttttttactataagtTTATTCGAAATATGATCtacttttttagaaaaatagtaATTTTCAGCTTGTTACAATTAATGGTTGCCAGCTGAGAAATTTATTACAGTTGTAATTATTTTGCATGAACGGTAGTTGACTATTCTGAATATTTTATAGAATGGTAATGTATGATCATGATTTATTAAATCGTATAAATGattaagacttttttttttgtgtgggatttttttgtttattaagataaaatgttataattgagaatgaaaaaaaaatcgaatatatttttatatcagTTAGTTTTATTTTCTGTTGAATGTGTTGAATTTTCTGTGATTTTTTTAAGTTGATGTAACttcaaaaattacattttaacttgatgaaaattgttaaaattttggTACACGTAGATTCTAGTaatcttttgaaaaattatagaaTTGAAAgctttcattatatatatacttttaactaaaattgcATGTATTAAATGACCTAACTTTTGATTtggattgttatcattaaaatgtaaaaagttACTTTTTACATTAGTTATAGTCAAAATTGATGCAAAAGGTTGCCTTTTACATCGGTTATGCCTTTTAACCGGTATATAAAAGATTTTCAGGGCCTAAAATAGGACCTTAATTGAAAGAGCATTGCCATGAATATCTCAAAAAAATTAGCACTAGACTTACTTAATTCCACTTGCTAATTATTagaattagtaataaataagttttttaaaataaattttggccCAACAATATAACTCCTTAAACTTTAATTTAATCTGCTACTAACtcaacatttatgtcattgcaTAATCTTATACAAATACGTCAAAATTAAAAAGACTATTTTTTAATCAACATCAAATAACGATCCACTAAACCTTTTGAATAAAGTATACATTCATTTTTACCTCTCAGTTTCTCCAACTCTCATTGACACAACCCTTTATTTTTTTGGGACTTGGGTGAAAGTGAAACTAGTCCAATATATTGTTATTAAGAGGCGTGCACATGGAAATTCACTATATCCCCAGTAACTTAGTAATTAACAGTTAATTATTTAAACACGTTACATGTTGTAGGCCGCCAGAGCTATAAACAGAAACTTCTAACCTTAATCCatattataataagaaaaaaagttaGTCAAATTAATAAAGTTAAGTGTGAATAGTTTTGGTCTGTAAAGTTGAAAGGGAATATCCCGAAACAAGAACAAACGGGAGAGAAC
The genomic region above belongs to Cicer arietinum cultivar CDC Frontier isolate Library 1 chromosome 4, Cicar.CDCFrontier_v2.0, whole genome shotgun sequence and contains:
- the LOC101491244 gene encoding uncharacterized protein isoform X2; protein product: MGRAPCCDKANVKKGPWSPEEDSKLKSYIEQHGTGGNWIALPQKIGLKRCGKSCRLRWLNYLRPNLKHGGFSEEEDNIICSLYISIGSRWSIIAAQLPGRTDNDIKNYWNTRLKKKLLGKHRKEQQQQARNRSINNVIVKQENNNNNNNNIRVSSSEFSLSNLVHENITQQPYLPHVMQPLLSTPPLPPPSILSSYTNQGFNDQDSIRKLLIKLGGRFSSDYDHPTTTTTFDDGLNLQFSNAITSSNEQVYDQEHVGSSTCVNSNVQFTQNSQYLETVQEQGKFIPEIDHHDMVSTNYPQRFDGLEFFYGEEMNIQHKIEGSSSINWGEATTSSYHHHLDSKYQG
- the LOC101491244 gene encoding uncharacterized protein isoform X1 yields the protein MGRAPCCDKANVKKGPWSPEEDSKLKSYIEQHGTGGNWIALPQKIGLKRCGKSCRLRWLNYLRPNLKHGGFSEEEDNIICSLYISIGSSRWSIIAAQLPGRTDNDIKNYWNTRLKKKLLGKHRKEQQQQARNRSINNVIVKQENNNNNNNNIRVSSSEFSLSNLVHENITQQPYLPHVMQPLLSTPPLPPPSILSSYTNQGFNDQDSIRKLLIKLGGRFSSDYDHPTTTTTFDDGLNLQFSNAITSSNEQVYDQEHVGSSTCVNSNVQFTQNSQYLETVQEQGKFIPEIDHHDMVSTNYPQRFDGLEFFYGEEMNIQHKIEGSSSINWGEATTSSYHHHLDSKYQG